Sequence from the Schaalia sp. 19OD2882 genome:
GGGCATGCGCACGGATGCGCCCCCCGCAGCCCCGCCCTCCTCCGAAGCGGCGGTGGAGGCGAAACCCGCCGAGGACCCGGTGGCCGAGCCCAACATCTGGGAGCAGAAGGGGCAGGCGGTGGCAACCACGTCGGCGCCGGTCTGCGCGGCCTCGACCATGCGAGCGTCGGCGATGCGGATGCCGCGGGTCTCCTCGAACCACGCGTGGGCGCCGCCTGCCCCGCAGCACATGGCGCGCTCGTGGTTGCGAGGCATCTCCACCAAGTCCACTCCCGGCAGGGCGCTGACCAGTTCGCGCGGCGGCTCGTAGACGCGGTTGTGGCGCCCCAGGTAGCAGGCGTCGTGGTAGGTGACCGTGCGACGCTGCTCCTCGGGAGCGGCCACCGGACGCAGCTTTCCTTCGCGCACCAGTCGGTTCAACAGTTGGGTGTGGTGCACGACCTCGAAATGCCCATTCAACTCCGGATACTCTCCGGCGATCGTGTTGAAGCAGTGGGCGCAACTCACGACGATGCGCTGCGCACGGGCCTCCTCCAAGGCGCTGATCGCCTGAGCGGCCAGCATCTGGAACAGGGGCTCGTTGCCGGCCCGGCGCGCCGGGTCACCCGTGCAGGACTCGCCCGAACCCAGGACCGCAAAGCTCACCCCCGCCGTGTGCAGCAGCTCGGCGACAGCAGCCGAGGTGGCCTTTGCCTTGTCGTCGAAGGCGCCGGCGCAGCCCACCCAGAACAGGTAGTCGACCTGGTCGGCGGACTCGACGTCCACACCGACCACCGGCACGTCGAAGTCCAGTCCCTTTGCCCAGTCCATGCGCTTGCGGGCCGGCTGGTTGTAGGGGTTCGCCTTGGACTCCATGCCGCGGAAGGCCCGTCCGAGCTCACGCGGGAACGCCGCCTCCATGAGGACCCGGTGGCGACGCAGGTCAAGGATGTGGTCGATGTGCTCGATGTCCACCGGGCACTGGTCCACACATGCGCCGCACATCGTGCAGTCCCACAGGACTTCCTCGCTGACCACGTCGGGCACCAGCGGACCCGCCACAGGCGCCACCCCGGTCTCGCCGGTGGCCCCGGCAGCCGACAGGGCCTGGACCAGGTCGAAGGAGTGAGGGCTCGGTTCAGCGCCCTTCTCCAGCAGCATACGGCCCTCGGATTCGATTTCCTCCAGGTGGTCCAGGCCCCCGGGGACCTCCCCGTCGGTCACCTCGCGCTGGGTGATCTCCAGGCGTGAGGCCGACTCGACATGGTCGCGCATCGACATGATGAGCAGTTTCGGGGACAACGGCTTGCGCGTGTTCCACGCGGGGCACAGTTCCTGGCACCGGCCGCACTCCGTGCACGAGTACAGGTCCAGCCGGTCCTTCCACGACAGGTCGGCCGTGGAACCGGCGCCCAGGACCGCGTCCTCGGGAAGGTCGTCGAAGACCTCCGGTGAGGTGACGATCCGCCCCTCCACCAGCATCGGCGCTGCAGGGCCCAAGGACTTGCGCCCGTCGGGACTGCGCCTGGTGAGCAGGTTCAAGAAGGCGGTGAAACGGTGCCAGGCGATTCCCATGGACGTCTGGGCGCCGACGACCATCATCCACACCATCGACACGCAGATCTTGAACAGGGACAGCACGACGATGGCATTGGCCAAAGTGGTCACGGACAGTGCCAGGCCCGACGGGCCGAGCAGCGTCCCGATCCAGCCGGTCAGGGGGAAGTGCCACCACGTGGCGGCGTCCTCGTGTGCGAGAAGGGATGCGGTCAGCGCATGGTCCAGTCCGCGCAACAGCACCACGCACACGCACACCAGCAGGACGACCCACTCGACGAAGAGCGCCTGCCACTTGGTCGAACCGAGGAAACGGGAGGCCGGCGCATCCGCGCGCCCGCCCCGTGGGGAGGTGAAGGAGCCGGCGGTCCCACCCTCGCCCTTGCCCGAGGCGGACAGGGCAGCCTCCTCGACGCTGCCGTACCCGGCGCGTGCGCGTACGACCATGAGGAGGACCATGGCGGCACTTCCCGCCCAGGCCAGCGCCTCCACCATCCACTCCCACAGCGGGAAGCGGCCGATCAGGGGCAGCTGCCACAACTGGTCGCGCAGGTGTGCATAGGCCGAGACCAGGGTGAGGAACAACAGGACGAAGGAGACCATGACCAGCCAGTGCGCCGCCCGCACCCACGGGCGCGAGCGGAACTCGCGATGGGTGAGCACCGTGGTCACCAGCGACCGCACTCGCCGCCCGAAGTGGGCGAAGCGACCGGGTTCGCTGTGACCGGCGGAGATCTGCCGCCACAGGTGCCAGGTGCCGCGGCCCAGGGACAGCAGACCGAAGGCACTGACGAAAAGGGCGAGCACCCAGCTGACGACTGTGAGGATCGGCGTGGCCATTCCACCTCCTGGTCGGCGGGTCGGCGGGTGGGTGGGGAATGCGCCCATTGTCCCACGCGTGTGCGAGAGCCAGGACGAGGGCGACGGCGCGCTGGCGTCGCCCTCGTGGACGAGGTGGCCCGGCGCCCTGCCGGTGTGAGACAGTGACACCGTGCGTACCTCACCTCAGGTTCTGACGGATTCGCCGATGAGCACACAGGAGATCTTCGAGGACGACCACCCCCACGACCAGTGCGGCGTGTTCGGGGTGTGGGCCCCCGGAGAGGACGTCTCCCGACTCACCTACTTCGCCCTGTACGCCCTGCAGCACCGCGGCCAACAGTCCGCGGGAATCGCCGCCACCGACTCCGAGTCGATCCTCGTCTACAAGGACAAGGGACTGGTCAACCAGGTCTTCAGCGAGCAGACCCTGCAGGGTCTCAAAGGACACATCGCGTTGGGGCACGTCCGATACGCCACCACTGGCGGGGACACGTGGCGCAACGCCCAACCGACCCTGGGGCCCACACCGACGGGCACCCTGGCCCTGTGCCACAACGGGAACCTGACGAACACCGGGGAACTGCGTCACTTGGCTCTCTCGGTCGCCGACGACGGCGACGACGTCACCCGTGGGGCCACCACGGACACCTCTGTCGTGACCGCATTGCTGGGCCTGGCTGATCGTCTGCCGGGCCCTCTTCCTTTCGTGGGCACCGCCAAGAGGATCCCTGCACCGGAGGTGGTGGCCCCGGACCTCGTCCCCGAGGCCAGGGCGGCCGGCGGCGCCCTGGTCGCCGCGGCGCTCAAGGTCCTGCCCCGGCTGCGCGGGGCGTTCTCGCTGGTCTTCATGGACGAGCACACGCTCTACGGCGCGCGCGACCCGCACGGGTACCGGCCGCTGGTCCTGGGCAGGCTGGACAGTGGAGGCTGGGTCCTGGCTTCCGAGACCGCCGCGCTGGACCTGTGCGGCGCGACCTTCGTCCGTGAGATCGAGCCGGGCGAGTTCGTCGCCGTCGACCACACGGGGGTGCGCCTGACTCGTTTCGCCATCACCCGGGCGAACACCTGTGTCTTCGAGTACGTGTACCTGTCGCGCCCGGACACGAGGATCGGCGGCAGGCAGATCGTGGCCGCCCGGCGTGAGATGGGTGCTTTCCTGGCGCGCGAGAATCCGGTCGAGGCCGACTTGGTGATCCCCACGCCCGAGTCCGGTACGCCGGCCGCCATCGGTTACGCGCAGGAGTCGGGCATCCCCTTCGCCCAGGGGCTGGTGAAGAACGCCTACGTGGGGCGCACCTTCATCCAGCCGACCCAGTCCTTGCGTCAGCTGGGCATTCGCCTGAAGCTCAACCCCTTGCGCGAGGTGATCGAGGGCAAGCGGCTCATCGTCATCGATGATTCGATCGTGCGCGGCAACACCCAGCGCGCCTTGGTGCGCATGTTGCGCGAGGCCGGAGCCGCCGAGGTCCACGTGCGCATTTCCTCCCCTCCTGTGCAGTGGCCGTGCTTCTTCGGCATCGACTTCCCGACGCGGGAGGAGCTGCTGGCTTCGTCGATGGGGGTGGAGGAGATGCGTGAGCACATCTGCGCCGACTCGTTGGCCTTCCTGTCCTTGGAGGGGATGGTCAAGGCGACGAACCAGGGCACCAGTTTGTGCATGGGGTGCTTCAACGGCGACTACCCGGAGTCGATCCCCGCAGGAGCCACCACCACCGGCGACAACCTTCCCTCGTGAGAATCGTCCGTCCTCCTCGTCCCCGCACCGCTCCGCCCTCGCCCCCCGACCCTTGCCACCCGCCCACCCCGCCCTCGTTCCCACACCACCCGCCCCGGAGGATCCCATGACCCAGCAGACCCCCCTCGACTACGCCAGCGCCGGAGTCGACACCGCCGCCGGAGACCGCGCCGTCGAGCTGATGAAGGCCGCCGTGGCGCGCACGCACGACGCCACGGTGCTCGGCGCGGCCGGCGGATTCGCGGGCCTGGTCGACGCCTCCGCACTGCTCGGAATGCAGCGCCCCTTGCTGGCCACCTCCACCGACGGTGTCGGCACGAAGATTGCACTGGCGCGCCAGATGGGCGTGCACGACACCATCGGGCAGGACCTGGTGGGCATGGTCGTCGATGACATCGTCGTGGTCGGTGCCCGCCCGCTTCTCATGACCGACTACATCGCGTGCGGCCAAGTGGTTCCCGAACGGATCGCCGACATCGTGCGCGGCATCGCGCAGGCCTGTGAATCCATCGGGTGCCCGCTGGTGGGCGGTGAGACCGCCGAACACCCCGGCGTCATGGATCCGGACGACTACGACATCGCCGGTGCGGCCACGGGAGTCGTCGACGCCTCGCGCATCCTTGGGGCCGAGCGCGTCGTGGCTGGTGACGTACTGGTTGCCATGGCGTCTTCGGGCCTGCACTCGAACGGGTACTCACTGGTTCGCGCGGTGGTGGACCGTGTCGGACTGCCGCTGGAGGCGCATGTGGCCGAGTTCGGTCGGAGCCTGGGTGAGGAGCTTCTGGAGCCGACCCGCCTGTACACGAAACTGTGCCTGGACCTCATCGACGCGCTCGGGGTGGGCGAGGGCGGTGTCCATGCGCTGTCGCACGTCACGGGCGGAGGCTTGGGCGCGAACCTGTCGCGGGTGCTGCCGCGCGGCCTCGTGGCCACAGCGGATCGCGGCTCCTGGGTGGTGCCGCCGGTCTTCGACTGGGTGCGCCGTGGGGGAGAGGTCTCGTGGGAGGCGCTCGAGGACTCGCTGAACCTTGGTGTGGGCATGGTCGCGGTGGTTGGCGAGGCCGGGGCAGACGAGGTCGTGCGAATGGTTCGCGAGGCGGGCGTCGAGGCCTGGGTGCTGGGCACGGTCATGGACGACGAGGGCGGGGTCGTGCTGCCCGAGGGTTCGCGCATCGTCCAGGGCGCCAAGGGAGCTGACGGCGGGGCGGTGGCTCTTCACGGCGGATACCGCACCGCGTGACTGCCGCATCGCGTTACTGCGCCCGGCGCTTCTTCCTGCGCGCCCTGAACTGTGCGGCGGACCGTCCCTCGTCCTGCTTCGACAGTCGACGAATGTCGAAGCGCACCCGACGTGTCCGGTGTCGAGGGTCGCCCTCGTCCCCCTTGAAGACCGAATCTCGCGGGACCACCGACGAATCTCGCGAGGGGCGAGGGTGAGGAGGGCGAGGGCGCTCAGGAGTGGAGCGGAACCTCAGCGGCTTGTGGTGCCTGAGGGGCGGGTCCACGACTCCTCGTCGAGAAGGTCATCGGCCTTGTCGTCCTCGTACGTGTCGGCGTACTTGTCCGCGTAGGTGTCCTCGAACTCGTCGGCGTAGGGGTCCTCGTAGGAATCCTTGTCGTCGGATGACTCGCTCCCGGACGTCAACTCACGTTGGAGTGCGTCAAGATCCGTGTCGGGGCTGAAGTACTTCAACCGCCGAGCGACCTTCATCTGCTTTGCCTTTTGACGGCCGCGCCCCATGGGGTCGACCCCCTCCACGTCGTGCGGGTCCGCCGGAGCGGTGCCCTTGTCTGGTCAAAATTGTTCGTGAGGACATCATAACCGTATCTTGACGGTCCATCCCTTGTGTCCACCGCCGCGTGGGAGGGTCCATCATGTGGGCCTCGCCGATGAGGAGGGTGGCAGAAGTGCCTGTGATCTGCGAGAAACCTCAGCGTCTGCGGGTGAAGCGGATGGCCAGCAGACCGGCGAGAACAAGGGCGCACGCAGCCGCCGCGCCGACCTTCTTCACGGCCTCGGGCTGTCCTTCGCGCGCCTGGTCGATCGTCTCGGAGACCTTCACGCCGAAGTCCTGCAACCAGGTGCGGGCGGCGGACTGCCATGTCTGCGCCTTGTCCGCCAGAGCCCTTTTGGCCTGTTCGATCTGGTAGGCGGGCTGCAACTGTCCGACCAGGGCGTCAACGGTGCGGGTCATCTCCTCGCGCGTCGCGGCCAGTTCCGCCTCGATCTCCTGGGGGGTGCGCGCTCTGGCGTTCTC
This genomic interval carries:
- a CDS encoding (Fe-S)-binding protein, which produces MATPILTVVSWVLALFVSAFGLLSLGRGTWHLWRQISAGHSEPGRFAHFGRRVRSLVTTVLTHREFRSRPWVRAAHWLVMVSFVLLFLTLVSAYAHLRDQLWQLPLIGRFPLWEWMVEALAWAGSAAMVLLMVVRARAGYGSVEEAALSASGKGEGGTAGSFTSPRGGRADAPASRFLGSTKWQALFVEWVVLLVCVCVVLLRGLDHALTASLLAHEDAATWWHFPLTGWIGTLLGPSGLALSVTTLANAIVVLSLFKICVSMVWMMVVGAQTSMGIAWHRFTAFLNLLTRRSPDGRKSLGPAAPMLVEGRIVTSPEVFDDLPEDAVLGAGSTADLSWKDRLDLYSCTECGRCQELCPAWNTRKPLSPKLLIMSMRDHVESASRLEITQREVTDGEVPGGLDHLEEIESEGRMLLEKGAEPSPHSFDLVQALSAAGATGETGVAPVAGPLVPDVVSEEVLWDCTMCGACVDQCPVDIEHIDHILDLRRHRVLMEAAFPRELGRAFRGMESKANPYNQPARKRMDWAKGLDFDVPVVGVDVESADQVDYLFWVGCAGAFDDKAKATSAAVAELLHTAGVSFAVLGSGESCTGDPARRAGNEPLFQMLAAQAISALEEARAQRIVVSCAHCFNTIAGEYPELNGHFEVVHHTQLLNRLVREGKLRPVAAPEEQRRTVTYHDACYLGRHNRVYEPPRELVSALPGVDLVEMPRNHERAMCCGAGGAHAWFEETRGIRIADARMVEAAQTGADVVATACPFCSQMLGSATGSSAGFASTAASEEGGAAGGASVRMPEVRDVAVMLLESVRRGQGGPSEADKGGAPADR
- the purF gene encoding amidophosphoribosyltransferase translates to MSTQEIFEDDHPHDQCGVFGVWAPGEDVSRLTYFALYALQHRGQQSAGIAATDSESILVYKDKGLVNQVFSEQTLQGLKGHIALGHVRYATTGGDTWRNAQPTLGPTPTGTLALCHNGNLTNTGELRHLALSVADDGDDVTRGATTDTSVVTALLGLADRLPGPLPFVGTAKRIPAPEVVAPDLVPEARAAGGALVAAALKVLPRLRGAFSLVFMDEHTLYGARDPHGYRPLVLGRLDSGGWVLASETAALDLCGATFVREIEPGEFVAVDHTGVRLTRFAITRANTCVFEYVYLSRPDTRIGGRQIVAARREMGAFLARENPVEADLVIPTPESGTPAAIGYAQESGIPFAQGLVKNAYVGRTFIQPTQSLRQLGIRLKLNPLREVIEGKRLIVIDDSIVRGNTQRALVRMLREAGAAEVHVRISSPPVQWPCFFGIDFPTREELLASSMGVEEMREHICADSLAFLSLEGMVKATNQGTSLCMGCFNGDYPESIPAGATTTGDNLPS
- the purM gene encoding phosphoribosylformylglycinamidine cyclo-ligase; protein product: MTQQTPLDYASAGVDTAAGDRAVELMKAAVARTHDATVLGAAGGFAGLVDASALLGMQRPLLATSTDGVGTKIALARQMGVHDTIGQDLVGMVVDDIVVVGARPLLMTDYIACGQVVPERIADIVRGIAQACESIGCPLVGGETAEHPGVMDPDDYDIAGAATGVVDASRILGAERVVAGDVLVAMASSGLHSNGYSLVRAVVDRVGLPLEAHVAEFGRSLGEELLEPTRLYTKLCLDLIDALGVGEGGVHALSHVTGGGLGANLSRVLPRGLVATADRGSWVVPPVFDWVRRGGEVSWEALEDSLNLGVGMVAVVGEAGADEVVRMVREAGVEAWVLGTVMDDEGGVVLPEGSRIVQGAKGADGGAVALHGGYRTA
- a CDS encoding DUF3073 domain-containing protein, which translates into the protein MGRGRQKAKQMKVARRLKYFSPDTDLDALQRELTSGSESSDDKDSYEDPYADEFEDTYADKYADTYEDDKADDLLDEESWTRPSGTTSR
- a CDS encoding DUF3618 domain-containing protein produces the protein MNENARARTPQEIEAELAATREEMTRTVDALVGQLQPAYQIEQAKRALADKAQTWQSAARTWLQDFGVKVSETIDQAREGQPEAVKKVGAAAACALVLAGLLAIRFTRRR